From a region of the Xyrauchen texanus isolate HMW12.3.18 chromosome 47, RBS_HiC_50CHRs, whole genome shotgun sequence genome:
- the mrps10 gene encoding probable 28S ribosomal protein S10, mitochondrial yields MAAPLVRVLSRIIHGHVLPAAALQHHTVCPRWTVRVCPAAFIHTDSVSASPSSAVSVTEEPDTLYQKLSVLVKGHDKSVLDSYEFFVTLAAQELGLTLEKVFEPPKDIDKLTLLKSIHIFKKHRVQYEMRTHYRCIQICRITGSSARVYLEYIQRNLPEGVAMEITKTAIEKIPEHIQTPLWDANEKVT; encoded by the exons ATGGCGGCCCCCTTGGTTCGTGTCCTGTCAAGGATCATTCATGGACACGTTTTACCG GCTGCAGCACTTCAGCACCACACAGTCTGTCCCCg ATGGACTGTCCGTGTGTGTCCTGCAGCTTTCATCCACACAGACTCTGTGTCCGCATCTCCTTCATCTGCT GTGTCAGTCACAGAAGAGCCGGACACACTGTATCAGAAGCTGTCGGTGTTGGTGAAAGGACATGATAAATCAGTGCTGGACAGTTACGAGTTCTTCGTCACACTGGCAGCGCAGGAGCTCGGCCTAACGCTGGAGAAAGT ATTTGAACCTCCCAAAGACATCGATAAACTGACTCTACTGAAGTCCATCCACATCTTTAAGAAGCACCGAGTGCAGTACGAGATGAGGACACACTACAGGTGCATTCAG ATTTGCAGAATAACCGGCTCAAGCGCACGGGTTTATCTGGAGTATATACAGCGGAATCTACCGGAGGGCGTTGCCATGGAGATCACCAAG ACCGCCATTGAAAAGATCCCCGAACACATCCAGACACCGCTGTGGGACGCCAATGAGAAGGTCACCTGA